The DNA region CGGTTGGCGGCCAGCTTCGCCATCGCCTGCAAGCCGTCCTCGGCAGTGGTCACCTCATAGCCGTTGTATTGCAGGGAGCGCTGCAAGGAGTCGCGTACGGCTTGATCATCGTCGACGACCAGGATCTGCATGCGGACAGCGTAGTCGTCACTCGCTGTTCGCTCCGCGCTCCCTTGCCCTCTGGGGATCTGCTCGATCTTGTCGGCGTTGCTCGATCTGCAGATAGTGCGAGACCGACAAACCCGAGCAGATCTATGGGGCGGGGCGGCTGATGGCCGACAGCAGGGTGCTGAGCAGTCGGGGGTCGGCGCGTTGGGACTCGAACAAGCGCAGAGTCTGCAGATGGGTGTGGGTTGCCACGAACAGCTCGACCGCGGCAGCGAGCGGCACGGTCAGCTCGAGCCGGGCATGGTCGAGTGCGTCGGTGATCAGTCCGGCGATCTGGGTGCTGCAGGTGTCGACGAAGCTCAGGTACGCGGCACGCAACTCGGGATCCCGGGCGGCGTGCAGCATCAGCGCCCGGTCGGTGATCACGTCCTGTTGATCGGTCGCCAGGGCGCCTCGGGACCCGGTCATCGCCGATAGTGCGATCTCCATCAGCTCCTCCGGATCGAGATCACCGGCCGCCTTCATGGTCTCGATCGCGCTCTGGGCGGCAGCGAACTGCAGGTCGATGCCCTGCTGGATGAGTGCGAGCACCAGGTCGGAGCGGCTGGAAAAGTTGGAGTAGAAGGCGCCCCGGGTGAAGCCCGCCGCCTCGCAGATCTCCTCCACGCTCGCCCCCTCTACGCCTTGCTCGGCGAAGACCGTCCGGGCGGCGGTCAGCAGCCGCTCGCGGGTCTGTGCCCGACGCGCGGTGAGGGGCGGTCCGATGGCGAGGTCGCTGCTCACGGTGATCCAGCTCTCGAGGTCTTGGAGGTCGTCTGGATACAGTACTGTATCCGATACACAGTTGTATCAGATTTTGATTCGTGCCGAAACAGCTCGATCTCCGAGAGGTGGTGTCACCGCTGTCCACGTACCTTTACGCGCTCGGTCGCGCCGCCTACCGGCACCGCAAGCGCGTGCTGCTGCTCTGGCTGGCGGTGTTCCTCCTCGCCGTGGGCGCGGCGGCCGGCATCGGCGACAAATTCGACGAGAACTTCTCCGTGCCCGGCACGGAGTCCCAGCTGGCGCTCGACTCGTTGAATCGCACCTTCCCGCAGGCCGGCGGCACCACCGCTCAGGTCGTCGTCGTGGTGCCCGAAGGTGAGAGCGTCCGGAGCGCTGAAGTACGCAAGCAGATCGAAGCCGGTGCCAAGGAGATCGAGAAGGTCGAGCACGTCGACTCGGTGATGTCGCCGTTCGACAAGTACGCGAAGGGCGTCATCTCCGATGACAAGCGTGCGGCGATCATCACCGTCCAGCTGGAGCTGGTGGACGGCGCGGTCGCCGATGCCACGTTCGACGGACTGGACGACGCCACGAAGGCGATCGAGGCCGACATCCCCGGTTCGCAGGTGTCCCCGGGCGGTGCGGCGTACGGCAACAACCCGCCCAGCTTCTCCATCGTCGAAGCGCTCGGCGTGATCATCGCGCTGGTGGTGCTCTGGCTGACTCTCGGTTCGCTGCGAGCCGCCGGGATGCCCTTGCTGACCGCGGTCCTGGGCGTGATGATCACCGTGCTGCTGATCGTCGCGGTCACCGGACTCACCATCGTCTCGGCCACCACCCCGATGCTGGCGGTGATGTTGGGCCTGGCTGTCGGCATCGACTACGCACTGTTCATCACCTCGCGGCACCGTGATCAGTTGGCCGCCGGGATGGAACCAGAGGAGTCGGTGGCCGAGGCGGTAGCGACCGCCGGCTCGGCCGTGGTCTTCGCCGGCCTGACCGTGATGATCGCCCTGTCGGGTCTGGCCGTGGCCGGGATTCCGTTCCTCACCACGATGGGGGTCGCAGCAGCTGCCGGCGTCGGCATCGCGGTGGTCATCGCCTTGACCTTGTTGCCCGCGCTGCTGGGTCTTGCCGGCGAGCGGCTGCGGCCGAAACCCAAGAAGGACAAGAAGCCCAAGGGAGCCGAGCAGTCTGCGGTGTCCGGGACGGAGCCGGACCGACCTAGGAAATCCCGTACGCCGCTGGGCCGGCTGTGGGTGCGGGCGGTGACGAAGGTGCCGCTGCTCACCGTCGCCCTGGTCATCTTGTTGCTCGGCGCGATGGCGTACCCGGCCAAGGACCTGCGGATCGCGCTGCCCAGCAATGGCATGGCCGATCCGGGTACGCCGGCCCGGGTCACCTATGACCTGATCGACGAGCATTTCGGCGTCGGCTACAACGGACCTCTGATCGTCAGCGCCACCATCGTCGGCTCCGATGATCCGCTGGGCGTGATGGACGGTATTGCCGACGAGCTACGGGACCTGCCGGGCGTCGCGAGCGTGCCTCTGTCGACCCCTAATGAGAACGCCGAGGTCGGCATCGTGCAGGTGATCCCGACGGGGGCGCCGGACTCCGATGAGACCAAGGATCTGGTGCTGCGGATCCGGTCCATGCATGACCACTTCCTCGAGAAGTACGACGTACCGGTCTATGTCACCGGCTTCACCGCCGTCGCCATTGACGTGTCCGACCGACTCGGTCAGGCGCTGCTGCCCTTCGGCCTACTGGTGGTCGGGCTGTCGATCATCTTGCTGATGATGGTGTTCCGCTCGATCGCGGTGCCGATCAAGGCGACCATCGGCTATCTGCTGAGCGTGCTCGCGGCGTTCGGGGCGACGGCGATGGTCTTCGAGTACGGCTCGTTGGGGGCCGTGTTCAACGTGCACCAGACCGGCCCGGTGATCAGCTTCTTGCCGATCCTGCTGATGGGCATCCTCTTCGGCTTGGCCATGGACTACGAGGTGTTCCTGGTGTCACGGATGCGCGAGGAGTATGTGCATGCCGTTGCCAGGGCCGGCTCGAAGGAACTGGTCGAGCCCAAGCAGACGATCGAGGACGGCTTCAACGCCTCTGTCCGCGTGGTCGTCGCGGCCGCAGTGATCATGTTCGCGGTCTTCGCCGCCTTCGTGCCCGAGGGCGAAGGTCCGATCAAGACGATCTCGTTCGGGCTGGCCGTGGGCGTGTTCGTCGACGCGTTCATCGTCCGGATGACCTTTGTGCCGGCGGTGATGAAGCTGCTGGGTCACCGGGCTTGGTGGCTGCCGGCCTGGATCGACAAGCGTCTGCCGTCCTTCGACGTGGAGGGGGAGGGCCTGGCCCACCAGCTGTCGCTGCGAGACTGGCCGGTGCCCGGCGATGATCACGTGGTCTATGCCGACGGACTGCGGGTAGCCGGCACCGACGGCGAGCTGGGGATGGCGTTGCGACCCGGCGAGGTCGTGGTGATCGACGGACAGGCCGGCAGCGGGAAGACCGCGCTGCTGCTGACCCTGGCCGGCCGAATGAAGCTGGCGACCGGGCGGCTCAAGGTCGCCGGCCTGGTGCTACCGGAGCAGAGTGCCTTGGCCCGCGGTCGTACGGCGGTGATCGATTGCACCCGGATCGAGCCGTCGCACCAGACCCGGCGTGGGCCCCGCGGTGGATTGCGGGCCGAGATCGCCGCCATCCAACAGGCCGATCCGGCCGTGATCTTCGTCGATCATGCCGACGTCCTCCGTGACGTCGATGATCGGGCGGCACTGGCCAGCTTGGTGGAGGAGACCGCCGGTTCCGCTCATGGACTGGTGATCGTGGCCCGCGACCGAGCGTTGGTCGATGACCTGATCGGGGTCCCGTACCGGCATCTCACCCTGGGCTCGATGCCGGACCTGGCCGACAGCCTGCGGCTTCGAGCAGTGCGCAGCGACTGATCGACGACGTGGTTGACGAGAAGAGTTGACGAGGAATAGCGACGGATATGTGGAAGCTCGAACGCGCGCGTGATCCCAAGATCACCTGGCTGTCCCTGGTCGGGTTGATCCTGGTGCCGCTGCTGGTCTCGGGTGGGTTCTTGTGGGCGACCTGGAACTCCGACGACCGGCTCGACCTGGTGCAGGCCGCCATCGTCAACAACGACGAGGGGGTCACCCTGAACGACCAGTTCGTGCCGCTCGGCCGACAGCTTGCGGGGGGTCTGGTCAACGGGGAGGACGACGTTGCGAACTTCGGCTGGGTGCTGACCGACGACGAGGATGCCCAGCAAGGCTTGGCAAAGGGCACGTACGCGGCCGTGGTGACCATTCCGGAGGATTTCTCGAAGCGGGCCACCTCGTTCAGCAAGGACGAGGTCGCCGAGATCGAGCCGGCGGAGATCGCCGTGCAGACCTCCGAGGTCAGCGGCATCACCGACGGCGTGGTCGCTCAGGTGATCACCACCGCGGCGCGGGACACGCTGAACACCGAGCTCACCAAGCAGTATCTGGACAACATCTATCTCGGCTTCAACTCCACCAAGAAGCAGTTCCAGTCGGTCGCCACCGGCGCCCGCAAGCTCGCTGACGGCACCAGCGAGCTGAGCGACGGTCTCGATCAGGTCTCCACCGGATCGGTGAAGCTGGCCGACGGCCTGGAGCAGCTGGACAACGGAACCCAGCAACTGTCGACCGGAATGACCAAGCTCGCCGACGGTACGAAGGCGCTCCCGAAGCAGACGCGGCAGCTGGCCGATGGTGCGCAGGATGCCGCCGATGGCGCCGATCAGTTGGCCGACGGTGTCAAGCAGTTCACGGGTGGACTGACGCAACTCAACGAAGGAACGAAGAAGCAGCCCGGTTTCGGCGAGTTTGTCGACGGGGCCGGGAAGTTCGCCAAGGGCGCGGGGCAGTACGGGACCTTGGGCGCCGGTGTCGGGAAGGGCGTCCAAGCGCTCGACGACGGAATGAAGCAAGCCTCGGACGGTATGGCCCAACTCGCCCAGCTCGGCGCGGCCGGCTACAGCGAGGAGGGGCTGGCTGCGCTGAAGGCCGGGCTCAAGCCGTTCCAGATCACCTGTGCCGCGGAGATGCCGGACGAGCAGTGTTTCGGTTTCCTCGCCGCTGCCGCGGCAGGGGTCGCGGCCGGCACTGGTGCCGCGCATGCCGGCCTGACGACGAAGCAGAAGGCACCGGACGGCAAGTCGTACAGCCTCGTCGATTTGTCCAAGAACCTCGAGTCCGGCGGCTCCCAGCTGGCCGAGAACGGCCCGCTGATCGCGAAGGGCATGAATGGCTTCGCAGGTGGCATCGACAAGCTCGCTGACAACGGACCGAAACTGGCCAAGGGCACGAGCAGTCTCGCCACCGGCCTGGACCAGCTGGCCGACGGCACCGACCAGCTGTCGACCGGGCTCACGCAACTCAGCGGCGGCATCCAGCAGACGGCCGCCGGCACCAAGCAGCTTGCCGTCGGCACTTCTCAATCAGCGACCGGGGGTCGCCAGCTGAGCGACGGTCTGGTCAAGCTGGCCGACGGCGGTAGTCAGCTGGCCGACGGCACCGAGCAACTGGCCTCCGGGCTGGAGAAGGGCGCCAAGCAGATCCCGACGTACGACAAGCAGATGCGTACCGCGCTGTCCAGTGTGGTGGCGGCACCGGTGACCGCCGAACGCCCGAGCTCGCTGTTTGCGGACCTCGCGAACACCACCTTCTTGTCGGTGATCGCGCTCTGGCTGGGTGGGCTGGCCAGCTTTGTCGTGCTGCGGGCTGTTCCGTCGCGAGTCCTCACCTCGATGAAGCCGTCGTGGCGATTGGCGGGCGAGGCTCTGCTGCCCGCGGTCGGGGTGGCGGTGATCCAGGCGATTGCGCTGACGGTTACGTTGCAGATCCTGCTGGCCCTGAGCGCGGGGCAGGTGGCCCAGCTGCTGCCGTTCTTGTTGCTCACCGGTCTGGCCTTCGTGGGGGTGAACCATGCGCTGGTGGCCTGGCTGGGCGGTGCCGGCCGGTTCATCTCAGTCGGTGTCGTGGTGTTGTCGGCGGCCACGGCGATCACTCACGCCATCCCACCGTTCCTCTCCGCGGTGGTGCCGTTCCTGCCCCTTACGCCGGCGATGGAGGGTGCCCGTGCCATCGCGAGCAGCGGCCCGGGGGCGGGCGGTTCGGTCGGCCTGCTCCTCGCTTGGCTGCTGATCGGTGTGGCTGCCGGGGTGCTGGCCGTCACTCGACACCGAGTGGCCAGGGTTCCCGAACTGGTCCCCGCAACGGCCTGACCAACCACAGACCGGTCCCTACCCGTGGCTGAGGTCGACGACGCAGAACCTGTTGCCGTCCGGATCGGCCAGCACGACGAAGTCGGGGTCCTCGGGATAGCTGTCCCACGCCACCCGGGTGGCCCCGAGCGAGATCAGTCGTTCGCACTCGCGCGCCAACTCTGCGGCGTCGCTCACGTGCAGGTCGAGGTGCAGTCGGGGATGCTCCTGGATCGGGGTGGCGCTGGGTTGCAGGGCCAAGGAGGCCCCGATCCCGTCGGCGGGTTGCAGCACCCAGGCCCAACCGCCGAATCCGTCGCGCCGCAGGACGTAACCCAACGCCTGCTGCCAGAAGCGGGCAGCTCGCTGTTGGTCACTGACTCCGAGTACCACGACCCCGATATTGAGCACACCGGCAGTATGCGGTGCGACCTCCGACCCTGGCGACACGCGGTGCCACGGCGCACGGTGGAAGTAGGGAGGTGATGATCATGCGTAAGGCAATGATCGTGAAGGTGTTCCTGGGAAGCCTGATCGGACTGGTGGCAGCCGGCGTCCTCTGTGCGGTCGCGCTGGTGCTGGCGGCCTCGAGCGGTGTGTTCGTTATGAATGGACCCGACGTGGTCGGGGTCAGACCCGACCCCTTCGGCTGGTCCATGCTGGCGTTGGCCGGCTTCGCGGTGCTGGTGATCGTGGCGGCGTCCATGGGGCTCTTCGTCGCCTGGATCGGCGCAATGCTGAACACGGTGAACCTGGCGGACAAGACCTGGTTCGTGGTGCTTCTGGCCGGTGGGCTGCTCAGTGTCGGGTTCCTGGTGACGGCGGCGTACGTGATCGCCGGACCTGACGGGTACCGACCAGCCGTCCCGCCTGTCGATGAGCACTCCGCGTTGCCGGGCCTGACGCCGCCGCCAGGCACTGATACTCCTGCGACGCAGGCAGATCTCGCTCACCGGTAGTGCGGGCAGGCGATGACGATGACGACCACACGGCCGGTCCAGGACAGTAGGGCCGGCCGGTGGGTCGCCCGACATCGCTTCATCGCCTTCGTCGCGCTCGCGTACGCGATCTCCTGGAGTCTGTGGCTCGGGGCCGCGGCGGGTGGTGGGCAGGCGTTCTTTCTGCTCGGCGGGCTCGGTCCGATGGCCGCAGCGGCCATTGTCACGGCCGTCAGCGGCGGCTCCTTGATCGCCTGGATCCGACCTGTCTGGCGCTGGCGGGTGCCGGCGCGCTGGTGGGCGTACGCCCTGGGGCTGCCCGCATTGCTGTACGTGGTGGCCACGCTCGTCTTGCAAGGGCTCGGCTTCCCGGTGGACTGGTCCCTCGGCATCGAGCGGCTGCCGGACTACCTGGGCACCTTAGTCTTCGTCTTGTTCCTGGGTGGGGCCATGGAGGAGCCCGGCTGGCGCGGGTTCGGGCTGGCGGTGCTGCAGGAGAGATACTCGCCGCTGCGCGCGACCATCGTGCTCGGGCTGGTCTGGGGAGTCTGGCATGTGCCGATCTACGGGCCGGCCGGCTTCGTGGTGCCCTGGGTGTTGGCGGTCTTCTACACCCTGTTGTGGAATGCCACCCATAGCGTCGGACTCTGCATCCTGCTGCACGCCAGCTTCACACCTGCTCAGGATCATCTGCTGCTGATGCCGCGACAGGACGCCTACACCGCCGTGCTGGACACACCCGACTGGGTCATCCTCGGTACCTACCTGGCGGCGGCCGGCGTCGTCGTGGCGATGACCCGGGGGCGGTTGGGTGCTGGTCTGCCAAGGTGAAGATTCTCACCGGACAGTGCTGGCCCCAGGCGGTCATTCATCGCCCGGAATCGTGGGTGTCTATCGACCGGTGGCGCTCCCGGTTGGCTCATTGTCTGGAGTCTGGCTGTCAGTCGGAGTCTGGTCGTCGGAGGGCGTCGACTGTGTGGCGGATGCCGAGGGCGCAGGCGACGGCGGAGTCGTGAAGTTGTCGGGATCGATCGTGACCGTCCCGCTCGCCACCAGGAAGACGAACGCCGCGGTTGACACCTGCGGCGCTGGTCGGTGGAAAAGGTCCGGGAGGGCAGGTATTCGGTCTGTGCCGGAGTGAGCTCTTACTCACTGGTGCGCGGCGGTGGCTTCGGTTGAGCTGAAGCAACCACAGCGCACCAGTCGATGAATCTCGCCCATGCTCCGCGAGCGTTCCGTGACCTCAACCTGACGTACGCCTCTCGTTCCGTACGTCCTGATCCGTCACCAGCGCGGCGTACCGTTCTGTCAGGATTGTGGTCGTCACCACGGGTTCATTGGCCGTACGCGACAACGAGGCCCAGACGCAACAACGAGGGAGACCAGATGCCAGCAGACCGGTTCGTCGAGCAGCTCAACGCGCAGATCGCGAACGAGTTCGCCGCCCACCAGCAGTACGTCGCCTGCGCGGTCTACTACGACGCCTTGACCATGCCGCAGATGGCAGGCTTCTTCTATGCGCAGGCGCTGGAGGAACGCGACCACGCGATGATGATGGTGCAGTATCTGGTCGACCAGGACTCGGCCGTCAAGATCCCTGGCGTAGCGGCGCCGCAGACGGACTTTGCCGACATCGTCGAGCCGGTCGCCCTCGCGCTGGAGCAGGAGAAGCGGGTCACCGAGCAGATCAACCAGCTGACCCGGATCGCGCGCGAGGAGTATGACTTCGCCTCCGATCAGTTCATGCAATGGTTCATCAAGGAGCAGGTCGAGGAGGTCGCGACGATGAGCGACCTGCTCACCGTGGTCAAGCGAGCCAACGACGTCGAGGCGATCGAGGACTACGTCCAGCGCGAGACCGCCGGCGAGGGCGCCGACCCGACCGCCCCGGCCGTCGCAGGCGGGGCATAAGCCCACCCGTTGGGTCAGCTGATGGTGGCTGAGTGACTCGCTCGCGGGGAGTCCCGGGATGAGTTGGCACCTCGAGTAGGAGGTTCGGCACGGTCAGCGCGAGGCGAGGGCCGGGATGATCAGGGCCAATTGTTGGCTGAATCGTTCGCCGGGATCGGAGAAGATCCGGTGACCGGAGGCAATCGACAGCGGGTGGTCGGGACCGACGATTGCGTCTCGCGTCTGTAGGTCGTAGCGCTCGGCGCTCGACTGAGTGCGTTCCTGCTCCTCGATCACGAACCCGACCACGTATGCCGTCACGACTTCGAACGCGTCGCTCACCTGCTCGATGCTGTGACCCTGGCCCACCCAGCGGGCCAGCATCGTCTCGCGATGCCGCAGCAGGTCAGGGTCGGTCAACCGGGTGCCGCTGAAGGTGCGGGCGCCGTCACGGTGCCGGAGATACTCCGCGCGCATGGCGGTCGCGTACGCCAGCAGTGCCTCCGCGAGCGAGGTCTCCTCGCTCAGGTTGGCCAGCGTGTGTTGGATCCGGCTCGCCACCTCGGTGCCCATCTCGTCCAAGAGCTCCTGCTTGGAAGCCAGGTGCCAGTAGAGGGCGGGTGCCTTCACGCCAAGTTTCGCTGCGAGCGCGCGGACGGTCAGGCCGTCGATGCCGACGTCGTCGAGCACGCCAAACGCGGCATCCACGATCACGACGCGAGTCAGGCGAGGCGGCATCTTGACACTTTAACAGTGTTAAGGGATGCTGGAATTGAACTTAGTTAAGGAGAGCGAGATGCAAGCAGCAGTGGTGTACGAGGCAGGGGCGGTGCCGGTCTACGCCGAGTTTCCCGAGCCTGAGCCGGCCGATGGAAAGGCGCTGGTCGAGCTGGTGGGTGCAGGTGTGCACCAGGTAGTGCGATCCCGGGTGGCCGGCCGGCACTACAGCGTGGCGGGAGCGTGGCCGGCGGTGCCAGGCGTCGACGCGGTGGCCCGGACGCCGGACGGGCGGTTGGTTTACACGGGATTTGTCACACCGCCCTGGGGAACGATGGCCGAGCGCATGGCCGTTCCCGCTCAGTTCGGCATCGAGCTGCCAGCCGGGGCCGATCCGTTGGCCGTTGCCGCCGGCATGAATCCGGGTTCGGCGTCGTGGCTGCCGCTGAGCAAGCGGCATGACCAGCTGGGTGAGCGTGGGCTCGCGACGGTCCTCGTGCTCGGCGCGACTGGGATGTCCGGCAGCATCGCCGCCGACAATGCGTACGCGCTCGGTGCCACGACGGTCGTCGCAGTCGGTCGCAACACGACCAAGCTCGAAGGCCTCGCGGCCCGAGTGGGCGCCGACCGAGGGCTGCGTACGGTCGGACTCACCGGCGACCCGGGGACCGATACGGCCGGCATCGTCGCGGCGCTGGACGGCCAGCCGCCAAGCATCGTGATCGACTTCTGCTGGGGTCCTGTTGCCGAGAGCACCTTTCGGGCCTTGGGCGATCCAAACCTGGATGTCGATGACTACGACGTCAGCTATGTGCAGATCGGCACCACTGCCGGACCCGACGCCACGGTGCCCGGCGCCCTGCTCCGCAGCCGCAACCTCACGCTCAGCGGCAGCGGGCTCGGTGGCACTCCGGTGGCCGAGATCCTGGCGAGACTGCCCGGATTCCTGGCGCAGATTGCGGCCGGCACCGTGCACATCCCCTACACGACCTATCCGTTGTCCCGGATCGCCGAGGCGTGGTCGGCCCAGGACGGAACTCGGGCGGTCGTGGTGCCTAGCTGAGTCATCCATCCGAAGTTCTGGCGCGTTACCCACACCTGATGTGGTTTTCGCGCCAAAAGATGGGTGGGACTAGCATCGCGAGCAGGGGTGCTGCCCGGCGCGCGCCTGCCCATCCCTGTTTACGTCGTCGACTGCGGAGGCTCAGAGATGTACTTCATCGTCGTCAAGTTCCCGGTCAAGCCGGAGTTCGTCGATACCTGGATGGAACGGGTCACGCCGTTCACGGAAGCCACCCGAGCCGAGCCGGGCAACCTGTGGTTCGAGTGGTCGCGCAGCGTCGAGGAGCCTCACGAGTTCGTGCTCGTCGAGGCATTCACCGATGACGGTGCCGGGCCACACGTGAACAGTGAGCACTTCAAGACCTTCATCGCCGAGACCCCGGACGCACTCAGCCGTACGCCCAAGATCGTCAGCCGACAAGTAGATGGCGACGACTGGGACGTCATGGGTGAGATGCAGGTCGACTGATCCCAATACGGTTGGCCCGACAGCGCACCTGACTGAAGACGCGGACAGAGATGGAATGGACCTTCGAGGGATCGGTCGTCTATTGGCGCGGGCCGGCACCGTTCTACTTCATTCCGCTGCCGGAGTACATCCTCGATGATCTGGCTCCGGTGGCGAACGAGTTGACGTACGGCTGGGGCTGCATCCCGGCGACCGTGAGGATCGGAGATACCACCTTCACGACCTCGATGATCCCCAAGGACGGCGGCTTCCTCGTCCCGGTGAAAGTCGCGGTGCGCCGTGCCGAGGGCATCGACGAGGGCGACGTGGTCGAGACCAGGCTGGTGGTCGGCGGCTGAATGCCAGATGCGCCGTGCCTCCTGGTGCGCGGTCAGGCGTGGTGATCGAGGTGAGCGAGCAGTCCTGGGATGGCGCCTTCGATGGAGGCGAGGGTGCGCTCAAAGCCTGATCCCGGCCCGTACCAGGGGTCGTCGATCCCGGATCCCGGCGCCGCATCGGGATCGAAGTCGGTCAGCAGACGCAGGTTGTCGGCGCCGGGTGCGATGGCCAGCATCTTGCGTAGATGGATGTCCTCCATGGCCAACACGAGCTCGGCGTCCTCGATCTCAGACCGAGTGACCTGATGCGCGGCGTGACCACCGGTCCGATAGCCATGCCGGCGTAAGACAGCGACCGCGCGATCATCGATCGGCGCGCCTATCTCCTCGCGGCTGGTTGCGGCGCTGGTAAAGACGAGGTCTTCCATCTCGCGATCGGCGGCGAGCTTCTCCGCGACCCGCTCGGCCATCGGGGAGCGGCAGATGTTGCCCCAGCAGACGAACACGATGCTCCGCAGGTCGGTCGCGGACCCACTCGCACGGCCGCCGGACTTCCTGGCGTCAGTCCCGCGCATGCTTGTCCGTGCCCAGCAGCCCGTTCGCGATGAAGCTCACGATCGACACCACGATCGCGCCACCGACCGCCGTCCAGAAGCCGTCAACGTGCCAGCCCAGCCCGACCACACTGGCGATCCACGAGGTGAGCATCAGCATCCAGGCGTTGATCACGATGAGGAAGAGCCCGAGGGTGATCAGGACCACCGGGATGGTGACGATCTGGAAGATCGGCTTCAGCACGGCGTTGAACGCACCGAAGATCACCGCCACCAGCAGCATGGTGAGGACCTTCTGCGTGGTGTCGGTGCCGGTCAGGCTGATGCCGCTGAAGATCCAGGTCGCGACCCAGAGGGCGGCGGCGTTGGCCAGCGTACGAAGGATGAAACCCATACGAAGATCCTTCCACCGAGCCAGGCGGGGACCGGTCAGGGTTGTGCCTGACCGGTCCCGGGATCGTCTGGATTGCCACCGTGTGGAGGCGACCGCCTGGCTGCCGACGATGACTCAGGCGATGTTGTTGCGTTCGGCCTCGATGGTGGTGTCGTCACCGTGACCGGTCTTGACGATGGTGTCGCCGGGTAGCCCCATCAGTCGGGCGTTGATCGACTTCACGATCAGGTCGCGGTCACTGAAGGAACGCCCGGTGGCGCCCGGCCCGCCATTGAACAGCGTGTCGCCGGTGAACACCACGCCGAGGTCGGGGGCATAGAAGCAGACCGCTCCCGGGGCGTGCCCGGGAGTGTGGATGACCTCGAGGGTGATGTCGGCGATCGGGATCTGCTGTCCGTCCGCCAACTGACCGTCTGGCTGGCTGTCGGGATGGGTCAGCTCCCAGACCGGCAGATCAGCCGGATGCAGCAGCACCGGTGCCTCGACCGCTCGACCAAGGTCGGGGGCGTAGCGGATGTGGTCGTCGTGGGCATGGCTGCACAGCACCGCCACCACTCGCCGGTCGCCGATGACCTGCAGGATCGCCTCGACGTCGTGTGGGGCGTCGATGACGACGCACTCCTCGTCGTCGCCGATCACCCAGACGTTGTTGTCGACGTCGAAGGTCTGCCC from Microlunatus phosphovorus NM-1 includes:
- a CDS encoding YhgE/Pip domain-containing protein, which produces MWKLERARDPKITWLSLVGLILVPLLVSGGFLWATWNSDDRLDLVQAAIVNNDEGVTLNDQFVPLGRQLAGGLVNGEDDVANFGWVLTDDEDAQQGLAKGTYAAVVTIPEDFSKRATSFSKDEVAEIEPAEIAVQTSEVSGITDGVVAQVITTAARDTLNTELTKQYLDNIYLGFNSTKKQFQSVATGARKLADGTSELSDGLDQVSTGSVKLADGLEQLDNGTQQLSTGMTKLADGTKALPKQTRQLADGAQDAADGADQLADGVKQFTGGLTQLNEGTKKQPGFGEFVDGAGKFAKGAGQYGTLGAGVGKGVQALDDGMKQASDGMAQLAQLGAAGYSEEGLAALKAGLKPFQITCAAEMPDEQCFGFLAAAAAGVAAGTGAAHAGLTTKQKAPDGKSYSLVDLSKNLESGGSQLAENGPLIAKGMNGFAGGIDKLADNGPKLAKGTSSLATGLDQLADGTDQLSTGLTQLSGGIQQTAAGTKQLAVGTSQSATGGRQLSDGLVKLADGGSQLADGTEQLASGLEKGAKQIPTYDKQMRTALSSVVAAPVTAERPSSLFADLANTTFLSVIALWLGGLASFVVLRAVPSRVLTSMKPSWRLAGEALLPAVGVAVIQAIALTVTLQILLALSAGQVAQLLPFLLLTGLAFVGVNHALVAWLGGAGRFISVGVVVLSAATAITHAIPPFLSAVVPFLPLTPAMEGARAIASSGPGAGGSVGLLLAWLLIGVAAGVLAVTRHRVARVPELVPATA
- a CDS encoding CPBP family intramembrane glutamic endopeptidase; the encoded protein is MTTTRPVQDSRAGRWVARHRFIAFVALAYAISWSLWLGAAAGGGQAFFLLGGLGPMAAAAIVTAVSGGSLIAWIRPVWRWRVPARWWAYALGLPALLYVVATLVLQGLGFPVDWSLGIERLPDYLGTLVFVLFLGGAMEEPGWRGFGLAVLQERYSPLRATIVLGLVWGVWHVPIYGPAGFVVPWVLAVFYTLLWNATHSVGLCILLHASFTPAQDHLLLMPRQDAYTAVLDTPDWVILGTYLAAAGVVVAMTRGRLGAGLPR
- a CDS encoding ferritin, producing MPADRFVEQLNAQIANEFAAHQQYVACAVYYDALTMPQMAGFFYAQALEERDHAMMMVQYLVDQDSAVKIPGVAAPQTDFADIVEPVALALEQEKRVTEQINQLTRIAREEYDFASDQFMQWFIKEQVEEVATMSDLLTVVKRANDVEAIEDYVQRETAGEGADPTAPAVAGGA
- a CDS encoding MMPL family transporter, which produces MPKQLDLREVVSPLSTYLYALGRAAYRHRKRVLLLWLAVFLLAVGAAAGIGDKFDENFSVPGTESQLALDSLNRTFPQAGGTTAQVVVVVPEGESVRSAEVRKQIEAGAKEIEKVEHVDSVMSPFDKYAKGVISDDKRAAIITVQLELVDGAVADATFDGLDDATKAIEADIPGSQVSPGGAAYGNNPPSFSIVEALGVIIALVVLWLTLGSLRAAGMPLLTAVLGVMITVLLIVAVTGLTIVSATTPMLAVMLGLAVGIDYALFITSRHRDQLAAGMEPEESVAEAVATAGSAVVFAGLTVMIALSGLAVAGIPFLTTMGVAAAAGVGIAVVIALTLLPALLGLAGERLRPKPKKDKKPKGAEQSAVSGTEPDRPRKSRTPLGRLWVRAVTKVPLLTVALVILLLGAMAYPAKDLRIALPSNGMADPGTPARVTYDLIDEHFGVGYNGPLIVSATIVGSDDPLGVMDGIADELRDLPGVASVPLSTPNENAEVGIVQVIPTGAPDSDETKDLVLRIRSMHDHFLEKYDVPVYVTGFTAVAIDVSDRLGQALLPFGLLVVGLSIILLMMVFRSIAVPIKATIGYLLSVLAAFGATAMVFEYGSLGAVFNVHQTGPVISFLPILLMGILFGLAMDYEVFLVSRMREEYVHAVARAGSKELVEPKQTIEDGFNASVRVVVAAAVIMFAVFAAFVPEGEGPIKTISFGLAVGVFVDAFIVRMTFVPAVMKLLGHRAWWLPAWIDKRLPSFDVEGEGLAHQLSLRDWPVPGDDHVVYADGLRVAGTDGELGMALRPGEVVVIDGQAGSGKTALLLTLAGRMKLATGRLKVAGLVLPEQSALARGRTAVIDCTRIEPSHQTRRGPRGGLRAEIAAIQQADPAVIFVDHADVLRDVDDRAALASLVEETAGSAHGLVIVARDRALVDDLIGVPYRHLTLGSMPDLADSLRLRAVRSD
- a CDS encoding VOC family protein, which codes for MLNIGVVVLGVSDQQRAARFWQQALGYVLRRDGFGGWAWVLQPADGIGASLALQPSATPIQEHPRLHLDLHVSDAAELARECERLISLGATRVAWDSYPEDPDFVVLADPDGNRFCVVDLSHG
- a CDS encoding TetR/AcrR family transcriptional regulator; translated protein: MSSDLAIGPPLTARRAQTRERLLTAARTVFAEQGVEGASVEEICEAAGFTRGAFYSNFSSRSDLVLALIQQGIDLQFAAAQSAIETMKAAGDLDPEELMEIALSAMTGSRGALATDQQDVITDRALMLHAARDPELRAAYLSFVDTCSTQIAGLITDALDHARLELTVPLAAAVELFVATHTHLQTLRLFESQRADPRLLSTLLSAISRPAP